The Anopheles merus strain MAF chromosome 2L, AmerM5.1, whole genome shotgun sequence genome has a segment encoding these proteins:
- the LOC121591685 gene encoding GTP-binding protein 2 isoform X1, protein MRVAGDLSTSSPMESSFFDLFGPSPPSGSSSSGSDSDLRNGNSNDDDGGGGGSGSNERFDYIGQLLQRGHHHHRDSSSYELLQQKGFDFNRGFLPPEPQVGNIEYKLKLINPSKQRFEHLVTQMKWRLREGNGEAIYEIGVSDSGFLQGLNDADMTVSLQTLNQMARKLDASTSILRRKSLADQRSVVEVLVRKIPDDQHNIEVRVAVLGGADAGKSTLLGVLTQGEFDNGRGLARLNMFRHMHEIQTGRTSCISHEMLGFDAEGSVINYKYNEMMTAEEISDRSTKLVTFMDLAGHRRYLKTTVQALSGYCPQHALIVIAAGNISNMTREHLAIIHALDISFSIIVTKIDLAPPDPILFELKNLLTSIGYRKVPYLISNQDDVLNANAHQSVEQIVPIFCVSNVTGAGLDLLIQYLYVLSPGISNAEKERLEQQPFEFQIDEIFRVAEVGTVAGGLLCKGVLTENSQVKVGPLQDGSFFSVTVQTIHRNKAPCRVVRAGQSASLSFNAIEPMPVLRSGMVILPDYESAEVACGCFFFQAQVSVLFHATRIFKGFQTTVHIGSIRQTAIIEGIMGAGDTGIGTNQSASVLFRFVRHPEYVRPGMRILLREGTSKGIGKVTQVFPLAQTQHNHTTATTTTTTG, encoded by the exons ATGagagtt GCGGGCGACCTCAGCACCAGCTCTCCGATGGAATCTAGCTTCTTCGACCTTTTCGGTCCGTCCCCGCCGTCGGGCTCATCCAGCTCGGGCAGCGACTCCGACCTTCGCAATGGCAacagcaacgacgacgacggcggcggcggcggcagcggcagtaACGAGCGGTTCGATTACATCGgccagctgctgcagcgtggccaccaccatcaccgcgacagcagcagctacgagctgctgcagcagaaaGGCTTCGACTTTAACCGTGGCTTTCTGCCGCCCGAGCCGCAGGTCGGCAACATCGAGTACAAACTGAAGCTAATCAACCCGTCGAAGCAGCGGTTCGAGCACCTGGTCACGCAGATGAAGTGGCGGTTGCGCGAGGGCAACGGCGAGGCAATCTACGAGATCGGCGTGTCCGATTCGGGCTTCCTGCAGGGGCTGAACGACGCCGACATGACCGTTTCGCTGCAGACGCTCAACCAGATGGCCCGCAAGCTGGACGCGTCCACCAGCATCCTGCGGCGGAAGAGCCTTGCCGACCAGCGGAGCGTGGTGGAGGtgctggtgcgcaaaataccCGACGACCAGCACAACATCGAGGTGCGGGTGGCCGTGCTCGGCGGTGCCGACGCGGGCAAGTCCACCCTGCTCGGCGTGCTGACCCAGGGCGAGTTCGACAATGGGCGCGGGCTGGCGCGGCTCAACATGTTCCGCCACATGCACGAAATACAGACCGGCCGCACGTCCTGCATATCGCACGAAATGCTCGGCTTCGATGCGGAGGGCAGCGTGATCAACTACAAGTACAACGAGATGATGACCGCCGAGGAGATTAGCGACCGGTCGACCAAGCTCGTCACGTTCATGGATCTGGCGGGGCACCGGCGCTACCTGAAGACCACCGTGCAGGCCCTGTCCGGCTACTGTCCCCAGCACGCGCTGATCGTGATAGCGGCCGGCAACATTAGCAACATGACGCGCGAGCATCTGGCGATCATACACGCGCTCGACATCTCGTTCTCGATCATCGTGACGAAGATCGATCTCGCCCCGCCCGACCCGATCCTGTTCGAGCTGAAGAATCTGCTCACTTCGATCGGCTACCGGAAGGTACCGTACTTAATCAGCAACCAGGACGACGTGCTGAACGCGAACGCGCACCAGAGCGTCGAGCAGATCGTGCCGATCTTCTGCGTGTCGAACGTGACCGGCGCCGGGCTGGATCTGCTGATCCAGTACCTGTACGTGCTGTCGCCGGGCATCAGCAACGCGGAGAAGGAGCGGCTCGAGCAGCAGCCGTTCGAGTTTCAGATCGATGAAATCTTCCGAGTGGCCGAGGTGGGCACGGTCGCCGGCGGGCTGCTCTGCAAGGGCGTCCTCACCGAGAACAGCCAGGTGAAGGTGGGCCCGCTGCAGGACGGCTCGTTCTTTTCCGTCACCGTGCAGACGATCCACCGGAACAAGGCGCCCTGCCGGGTGGTGCGGGCGGGTCAGAGCGCTTCGCTGTCGTTCAACGCGATCGAGCCGATGCCCGTGCTGCGCAGCGGCATGGTCATACTGCCCGACTACGAAAGCGCTGAGGTAGCCTGCGGGTGCTTCTTCTTTCAG GCACAAGTGTCCGTACTGTTTCATGCGACGCGCATCTTTAAAGGATTTCAGACTACCGTACACATCGGTAGCATCCGGCAGACGGCCATCATCGAGGGCATCATGGGGGCCGGCGACACCGGCATCGGTACAAATCAGTCCGCCTCGGTGCTGTTCCGGTTCGTGCGGCATCCGGAGTACGTGCGGCCGGGCATGCGGATACTGCTGCGCGAGGGCACCAGCAAAGGCATCGGCAAAGTGACGCAGGTATTCCCGCTAGCGCAAACGCAACACAAccacaccaccgccaccaccaccaccaccaccggctaG
- the LOC121591685 gene encoding GTP-binding protein 2 isoform X2, with amino-acid sequence MESSFFDLFGPSPPSGSSSSGSDSDLRNGNSNDDDGGGGGSGSNERFDYIGQLLQRGHHHHRDSSSYELLQQKGFDFNRGFLPPEPQVGNIEYKLKLINPSKQRFEHLVTQMKWRLREGNGEAIYEIGVSDSGFLQGLNDADMTVSLQTLNQMARKLDASTSILRRKSLADQRSVVEVLVRKIPDDQHNIEVRVAVLGGADAGKSTLLGVLTQGEFDNGRGLARLNMFRHMHEIQTGRTSCISHEMLGFDAEGSVINYKYNEMMTAEEISDRSTKLVTFMDLAGHRRYLKTTVQALSGYCPQHALIVIAAGNISNMTREHLAIIHALDISFSIIVTKIDLAPPDPILFELKNLLTSIGYRKVPYLISNQDDVLNANAHQSVEQIVPIFCVSNVTGAGLDLLIQYLYVLSPGISNAEKERLEQQPFEFQIDEIFRVAEVGTVAGGLLCKGVLTENSQVKVGPLQDGSFFSVTVQTIHRNKAPCRVVRAGQSASLSFNAIEPMPVLRSGMVILPDYESAEVACGCFFFQAQVSVLFHATRIFKGFQTTVHIGSIRQTAIIEGIMGAGDTGIGTNQSASVLFRFVRHPEYVRPGMRILLREGTSKGIGKVTQVFPLAQTQHNHTTATTTTTTG; translated from the exons ATGGAATCTAGCTTCTTCGACCTTTTCGGTCCGTCCCCGCCGTCGGGCTCATCCAGCTCGGGCAGCGACTCCGACCTTCGCAATGGCAacagcaacgacgacgacggcggcggcggcggcagcggcagtaACGAGCGGTTCGATTACATCGgccagctgctgcagcgtggccaccaccatcaccgcgacagcagcagctacgagctgctgcagcagaaaGGCTTCGACTTTAACCGTGGCTTTCTGCCGCCCGAGCCGCAGGTCGGCAACATCGAGTACAAACTGAAGCTAATCAACCCGTCGAAGCAGCGGTTCGAGCACCTGGTCACGCAGATGAAGTGGCGGTTGCGCGAGGGCAACGGCGAGGCAATCTACGAGATCGGCGTGTCCGATTCGGGCTTCCTGCAGGGGCTGAACGACGCCGACATGACCGTTTCGCTGCAGACGCTCAACCAGATGGCCCGCAAGCTGGACGCGTCCACCAGCATCCTGCGGCGGAAGAGCCTTGCCGACCAGCGGAGCGTGGTGGAGGtgctggtgcgcaaaataccCGACGACCAGCACAACATCGAGGTGCGGGTGGCCGTGCTCGGCGGTGCCGACGCGGGCAAGTCCACCCTGCTCGGCGTGCTGACCCAGGGCGAGTTCGACAATGGGCGCGGGCTGGCGCGGCTCAACATGTTCCGCCACATGCACGAAATACAGACCGGCCGCACGTCCTGCATATCGCACGAAATGCTCGGCTTCGATGCGGAGGGCAGCGTGATCAACTACAAGTACAACGAGATGATGACCGCCGAGGAGATTAGCGACCGGTCGACCAAGCTCGTCACGTTCATGGATCTGGCGGGGCACCGGCGCTACCTGAAGACCACCGTGCAGGCCCTGTCCGGCTACTGTCCCCAGCACGCGCTGATCGTGATAGCGGCCGGCAACATTAGCAACATGACGCGCGAGCATCTGGCGATCATACACGCGCTCGACATCTCGTTCTCGATCATCGTGACGAAGATCGATCTCGCCCCGCCCGACCCGATCCTGTTCGAGCTGAAGAATCTGCTCACTTCGATCGGCTACCGGAAGGTACCGTACTTAATCAGCAACCAGGACGACGTGCTGAACGCGAACGCGCACCAGAGCGTCGAGCAGATCGTGCCGATCTTCTGCGTGTCGAACGTGACCGGCGCCGGGCTGGATCTGCTGATCCAGTACCTGTACGTGCTGTCGCCGGGCATCAGCAACGCGGAGAAGGAGCGGCTCGAGCAGCAGCCGTTCGAGTTTCAGATCGATGAAATCTTCCGAGTGGCCGAGGTGGGCACGGTCGCCGGCGGGCTGCTCTGCAAGGGCGTCCTCACCGAGAACAGCCAGGTGAAGGTGGGCCCGCTGCAGGACGGCTCGTTCTTTTCCGTCACCGTGCAGACGATCCACCGGAACAAGGCGCCCTGCCGGGTGGTGCGGGCGGGTCAGAGCGCTTCGCTGTCGTTCAACGCGATCGAGCCGATGCCCGTGCTGCGCAGCGGCATGGTCATACTGCCCGACTACGAAAGCGCTGAGGTAGCCTGCGGGTGCTTCTTCTTTCAG GCACAAGTGTCCGTACTGTTTCATGCGACGCGCATCTTTAAAGGATTTCAGACTACCGTACACATCGGTAGCATCCGGCAGACGGCCATCATCGAGGGCATCATGGGGGCCGGCGACACCGGCATCGGTACAAATCAGTCCGCCTCGGTGCTGTTCCGGTTCGTGCGGCATCCGGAGTACGTGCGGCCGGGCATGCGGATACTGCTGCGCGAGGGCACCAGCAAAGGCATCGGCAAAGTGACGCAGGTATTCCCGCTAGCGCAAACGCAACACAAccacaccaccgccaccaccaccaccaccaccggctaG
- the LOC121591688 gene encoding evolutionarily conserved signaling intermediate in Toll pathway, mitochondrial, whose product MLLTRPLRWSASVLQLPMARFSITLRQCSTKRNEDTADGKPEDDGGKQGSLIVRTNLFESAAKKDKQTYIEMVKIFEKRSVHRRNHVEFIYAALRHMEEFGVNKDIAVYKALIDVMPKGKFIPTNIFQAEFMHYPRQQQCIIDLLEQMEDNGVMPDYEMEAMLVNVFGKKGHPVRKYWRMMYWMPKFKNLSPWLLPNPVPDDALELARLAVERMCSIDPRSKIQVFDTQEVESAIDHTWVVSGQSGEQSELLEAHDRQEPVYIEGPFVIWLRNRSINYYVLKSAPKPLPPIEETDDPDDVSNLHNPYVGLDLRFRKRPGSGSAVSTRRRSVHEQEDGIIYAICCTGSSTKDSLLSWIRLLEKESGNGALSSLAVLFKFNSPTSEVMVSGAETSTVQH is encoded by the exons ATGCTGTTAACGCGACCTCTACGATGGTCGGCGAGTGTTCTGCAGCTGCCGATGGCAAGATTCAGCATCACGCTTCGACAGTGTTCCACCAAACGGAACGAGGACACGGCCGATGGCAAGCCGGAGGACGATGGTGGCAAGCAGGGCAGCCTGATCGTGCGGACCAATCTGTTCGAGTCGGCCGCCAAAAAGGACAAGCAGACGTACATCGAGATGGTGAAGATATTCGAGAAGCGCAGCGTGCATCGGCGCAACCACGTGGAGTTCATTTACGCCGCCctgcgccacatggaggagtTCGGCGTGAACAAGGACATTGCCGTGTACAAGGCGCTGATCGACGTGATGCCGAAGGGCAAGTTCATACCGACCAACATCTTTCAGGCCGAGTTTATGCACTACccgcggcagcagcagtgcatcATCGATCTTCTCGAGCAGATGGAGGATAACGGGGTGATGCCGGACTACGAGATGGAGGCGATGCTGGTGAACGTGTTCGGCAAGAAGGGCCACCCGGTGCGCAAGTACTGGCGCATGATGTACTGGATGCcgaaatttaaaaatctcTCCCCGTGGCTGCTGCCCAACCCGGTGCCGGACGATGCGCTCGAGCTGGCCCGGTTAGCCGTGGAGCGCATGTGTTCGATCGATCCGCGCAGCAAGATTCAGGTGTTCGATACGCAGGAGGTGGAAAGTGCGATTGACCACACGTGGGTCGTGAGTGGGCAGAGCGGGGAGCAGTCGGAATTGCTTGAGGCGCATGATAGGCAGGAACCGGTGTACATAGAGGGCCCGTTTGTGATATGGCTTCGGAATCGGTCCATCAACTATTACGTGCTAAAGAGCGCCCCGAAGCCGCTACCACCGATCGAGGAGACGGATGATCCGGACG ACGTCAGTAACCTTCACAATCCGTACGTTGGCTTGGATTTGCGCTTCCGCAAACGACCGGGGTCCGGTTCGGCCGTTAGCACTCGCCGGCGTTCGGTGCACGAGCAGGAGGATGGCATCATCTACGCCATCTGCTGTACGGGAAGCTCGACAAAGGATTCGCTGCTGTCCTGGATACGGTTGCTAGAGAAGGAGAGCGGCAACGGTGCCCTGTCGTCGCTGGCTGTGCTGTTCAAATTTAACTCCCCCACCAGTGAAGTGATGGTTAGCGGAGCGGAAACTAGCACAGTGCAACACTAG
- the LOC121591687 gene encoding U11/U12 small nuclear ribonucleoprotein 65 kDa protein, which translates to MPPIALKIFNFPPIFSSVDVREFLHLFGLETTRLIKRRNTDGAIVCVDNESEARLVISRLHQLLIKTHRLKVEYTSQGEESCSAELQSSLPADKVTRSKSLVTVAEKCFALGYEGFPPPHLAYRYPKCSPEVLQNIARELAGNTAFYYQTLHLMNKMNLQPPFESRQDTIAATPAAKEQQSQATVSDEESELESDPEMHEPGKPKSAYSQAMRTMKVVNYEASSRESQSVQRPALKKTKLEIHISGSSLAPPAIGIVSDNMPPEQHPKEIDPQSEEASPLPSMDDILRNRIPEEQRSTLNVFQNYSRGDPTTKLYIKNLSKQVTEQELEELFGIFFNANLLKGMEIKLMKAGRMKGQAFVTFVPVEDATEGEPLNEKFKNCIDQALATVNGYILKDKPMVVSYGKSV; encoded by the coding sequence ATGCCGCCGATTGCGCTAAAGATTTTCAACTTCCCGCCAATATTCTCCAGTGTCGACGTACGCGAGTTTTTGCACCTGTTTGGGCTGGAAACGACACGATTAATCAAGAGAAGAAACACGGACGGTGCTATCGTGTGTGTGGACAACGAATCGGAGGCCCGGCTGGTGATTTCGCGCCTCCATCAGCTGCTCATCAAAACGCACCGGCTGAAGGTGGAATATACGAGCCAGGGCGAAGAGTCGTGTTCGGCTGAGCTGCAATCGTCACTACCAGCGGACAAGGTGACCAGGAGCAAATCTCTCGTCACCGTGGCGGAGAAATGCTTTGCACTGGGGTATGAGGGCTTTCCACCGCCACATCTTGCCTACCGATATCCCAAATGTTCACCCGAAGTACTGCAAAACATCGCACGAGAGCTGGCAGGCAATACGGCATTCTACTACCAGACGCTGCATTTGATGAACAAAATGAATCTGCAACCTCCGTTCGAAAGCCGACAGGACACGATTGCCGCTACACCCGCCGCAAAAGAACAACAATCGCAAGCAACTGTGTCGGACGAGGAATCGGAGCTGGAATCGGATCCAGAGATGCACGAGCCTGGCAAACCAAAGTCAGCTTACAGCCAAGCGATGCGTACAATGAAAGTGGTTAACTATGAAGCATCTTCTCGAGAGTCACAATCAGTCCAGCGACCTGCCTTGAAAAAGACAAAGCTGGAAATACACATTTCTGGATCTTCGCTAGCACCACCAGCGATTGGGATTGTGAGCGACAATATGCCTCCAGAGCAACACCCCAAGGAAATAGATCCTCAATCAGAAGAAGCATCCCCTCTTCCTTCTATGGACGATATTTTACGCAATCGAATACCGGAGGAACAGCGAAGCACGCTGAACGTGTTCCAAAACTACAGCCGAGGGGATCCAACCACCAAGCTGTACATAAAAAATCTCTCGAAACAGGTGACGGAGCAGGAGCTGGAAGAGTTGTTTGGCATATTTTTCAACGCGAACCTTCTCAAGGGCATGGAGATAAAGCTAATGAAGGCGGGGCGAATGAAGGGACAGGCGTTCGTTACCTTCGTTCCGGTGGAGGATGCGACCGAGGGTGAACCGTTAAATGAGAAGTTTAAAAACTGTATCGACCAAGCGTTGGCCACGGTAAATGGATACATACTGAAAGACAAACCAATGGTAGTTTCGTACGGGAAGAGCGTATGA
- the LOC121593629 gene encoding S-phase kinase-associated protein 2, producing the protein MDPPSNKGRLPLTNVSNNVNQRQCKSNVPPAHHDPLSEEQLKYAPHGSEEAFFMYRKNQRKATYGEEDLFSLLSDEVLLHILKWLPKKTLLSCGQVNRRFNRVSKDETLWYRLDLSNRTLQFDGLVEVLSRGVVVLRLAQTSIVNPTPDSNYLEFPACIKVQYLDLSMCTVSVAVLGALLANCRALVKLSLENVPLDGRICAEIAENRKLEALNLTMCSGIDATGMRLMAKALTRLHSLNVSWTSLSAEAVQELVRNLTPQIVHLNLSGCRSTLTDEKVAVLIKRCTKLVALDLSDCTPLTEAVIKTLCKARKIEYLSLSRCYNIPVTAYLNLTELKTLRFLDLFGLVSDQAIATLKNSLVDIGINKYYHSSVARPTVGTKRTSIWGLRTRD; encoded by the exons ATGGATCCACCGTCGAACAAGGGCAGGCTGCCGTTAACTAACGTTTCCAACAATGTTAATCAGCGACAGTGTAAAAGCAACGTACCACCGGCGCACCACGATCCACTGTCGGAAGAGCAGCTCAAATACGCACCTCATGGCAGCGAGGAAGCATTCTTCATGTACCGGAAGAACCAGCGGAAGGCAACGTACGGTGAGGAAG ATCTTTTCAGCCTCCTCTCGGACGAGGTGCTGCTGCACATCCTGAAATGGCTGCCCAAAAAGACGCTCCTGAGCTGCGGCCAGGTGAACCGGCGCTTCAACCGGGTGTCTAAGGACGAAACGCTCTGGTACCGGTTGGATCTCAGCAATCGAACGCTCCAGTTCGACGGGCTGGTGGAAGTGCTGAGCCGCGGCGTCGTCGTGCTACGGCTGGCCCAAACATCCATCGTTAATCCCACGCCGGACTCGAACTATCTGGAGTTTCCGGCCTGCATTAAGGTACAGTATTTGGATCTCAGCATGTGCACCGTCAGCGTGGCCGTGCTGGGCGCTCTGCTGGCGAACTGCCGGGCGCTGGTCAAGCTGAGCCTCGAGAACGTGCCGCTGGATGGGCGCATCTGTGCGGAAATAGCCGAAAACCGAAAGCTAGAGGCACTGAATCTCACCATGTGCTCGGGCATCGATGCGACGGGGATGCGACTGATGGCGAAAGCCTTGACGAGACTGCACAGCTTGAACGTGAGCTGGACTAGCCTAAGTGCCGAAGCCGTCCAGGAGTTGGTGCGGAACCTAACGCCGCAAATAGTGCACCTGAACTTGTCGGGCTGCCGGTCCACCCTCACCGATGAGA AAGTGGCTGTACTGATCAAACGCTGTACAAAGCTGGTCGCGCTCGATCTGTCGGACTGTACGCCCTTGACGGAGGCTGTCATAAAGACACTTTGCAAGGCTCGAAAGATAGAATACTTGTCGTTGTCGCGGTGCTACAACATTCCCGTCACCGCATACTT gaACTTGACCGAACTAAAAACGCTCCGATTTTTAGACCTGTTTGGGCTCGTATCCGACCAAGCGATTGCTACACTGAAGAACTCGCTGGTCGACATTGGCATTAACAAGTACTATCACAGCTCCGTTGCGCGGCCCACGGTCGGTACGAAACGAACCTCGATCTGGGGTCTACGAACGCGTGATTGA
- the LOC121593630 gene encoding dnaJ homolog subfamily C member 8 produces the protein MAQGGGHEEQTFNEFYTEVKEIEKRDSVLTSKQQIDRLLRPGATYFNLNPFEVLQLDCDTPLEQIKKKYRSLSILVHPDKNPDNLDRAQQAFEIISKAYKTLENEATRKKCLEVYEEAKDRTDMMIAEKKKKLKKEGKYDGVPEDEPAKYKHAIYVMVMKLFADIERRRQQLEVRDMEERKRKREAEIEEEEQRDLQKEWQKNFEESRQNRVNSWHTFQAGSSSASSSSSSSAAAAAAAASSSSATTTVKSKKSKKAKYTSFNPPKIKPETR, from the exons ATGGCACAGGGAGGCGGACATGAGGAGCAAACGTTTAACGAATTTTATACCGAG GTGAAGGAGATCGAGAAGCGCGACTCGGTGCTCACGTCCAAACAGCAGATCGACCGGTTGCTGCGCCCGGGTGCGACCTACTTCAACCTGAACCCGTTCGAGGTGCTACAGCTCGACTGCGACACACCGCTGGAGCAGATCAAGAAAAAGTACCGCAGCCTGTCGATACTGGTGCATCCGGACAAGAACCCGGACAATCTGGACCGCGCCCAGCAGGCGTTCGAAATCATCAGCAAAGCGTACAAAACGCTCGAGAACGAGGCGACCCGCAAAAAGTGTCTCGAGGTGTACGAGGAGGCAAAGGACCGCACGGACATGATG ATTgccgaaaagaagaaaaagctgaAGAAGGAGGGCAAGTACGACGGCGTGCCGGAGGACGAACCGGCAAAATACAAACACGCCATCTACGTGATGGTGATGAAGCTGTTCGCGGACATTGAGCGGCGCCGGCAGCAGCTGGAGGTGCGCGATATGGAGGAGCGTAAGCGCAAACGGGAGGCCGAAattgaggaggaggagcagcgCGACCTGCAGAAGGAGTGGCAGAAGAACTTTGAGGAGTCGCGCCAGAACCGGGTCAACAGCTGGCACACGTTCCAGGCCGGCTCGTCCTCagcgtcctcgtcgtcgtcgtcgtctgcaGCTgccgcggccgccgccgcctcctcctcctccgcgaCAACGACCGTGAAGagcaaaaaatcgaaaaaagccAAGTACACCTCGTTTAACCCGCCGAAAATTAAGCCCGAGACGCGATAG
- the LOC121593704 gene encoding protein cereblon, translating to MESDSPNPQQSGDSAPIPSGSNERDIASRRNRLMRITQRTIDTDESGRSSSSSSNSNFDAMEDNNNEVDDRVDRDDFSAHHSPSQQQQHGLNAEELPEDEAARLFEDYIRERESAATEIYNTELPTEHAYLGKMERVEGVDYLEPGKTYRLPIYSHHSIVYPGEIVPLMLNDSTLYSGRSNDSSDGLKFGLVFQNQYRDGGRVYGVTCQVYERGAEGLSALMKTVAQQRFYIVRQSQERRADVKILPEIVLPDPLISTCSNAMVRYAHSSRKDRLSTFKRLLTQTTVWPQFVYDQYDTKEVMAKVERFLSSLNITSVQTDKVKLSFWLARNIPLTEEYRKMIFCTDSVLRRMLIINKALDHMWYFICKRCESEIANYDDMFAMSKQGVQTSYCNPAGYVHDTLTVHKTKENSTLPVERPSTNFSWFPGYSWQIIVCANCRQHLGWKFVAEKKNVLPKSFYGLSGTNITVKSHGDLKKTEGEFDLTARTASNEEQLDYEELSEFDSSTDEEMY from the exons ATGGAGAGCGATTCGCCCAATCCGCAGCAGAGTGGTGACAGTGCTCCGATCCCCAGTGGCAGCAATGAACGGGACATAGCCAGCCGAAGAAATCGTCTAATGCGCATCACGCAGCGAACGATTGATACGGACGAAAGTGgtcgcagcagcagtagcagcagcaacagcaacttcGACGCGATGGAGGACAACAACAATGAGGTGGACGACAGGGTCGATCGGGATGATTTTTCCGCCCATCACTCAccctcccagcagcagcagcacgggctCAATGCCGAGGAGCTGCCAGAGGATGAGGCGGCACGACTTTTCGAAGACTACATCCGGGAGCGCGAATCGGCAGCGACCGAAATCTACAACACAGAACTTCCTACCGAGCATGCG TACCTTGGCAAGATGGAGCGAGTCGAGGGGGTGGATTATCTGGAACCGGGCAAAACCTACCGTCTCCCCATCTACAGCCATCATTCGATCGTGTATCCGGGCGAGATTGTGCCGCTCATGCTGAACGACTCCACGCTCTACAGTGGCCGCTCGAACGACTCCTCCGATGGGCTGAAGTTTGGGCTGGTCTTTCAAAACCAGTACCGCGACGGTGGACGTGTGTACGGCGTAACCTGTCAGGTGTACGAGCGTGGCGCGGAAGGGCTGTCGGCGCTCATGAAAACGGTTGCCCAGCAACGGTTCTACATCGTTCGCCAGTCCCAGGAGAGACG GGCGGACGTGAAAATACTTCCCGAAATTGTGCTTCCCGATCCGTTGATAAGCACCTGCTCGAATGCCATGGTCCGGTACGCGCACAGCAGTCGAAAGGATCGATTGTCGACCTTTAAGCGGCTGCTAACACAGACGACGGTGTGGCCGCAGTTCGTGTACGACCAGTACGACACCAAGGAGGTGATGGCGAAGGTGGAGCGGTTCCTGTCCTCGCTCAACATTACCAGCGTGCAGACGGACAAGGTCAAGCTGTCGTTCTGGCTCGCCCGAAATATTCCCCTGACGGAGGAGTACCGGAAGATGATATTTTGCACCGATTCCGTGCTGCGTCGAATGTTGATCATCAACAAGGCGCTCGATCAT ATGTGGTATTTCATCTGCAAGCGATGCGAAAGTGAAATCGCCAACTATGATGATATGTTCGCCATGTCGAAGCAGGGCGTCCAGACGAGCTACTGCAATCCGGCCGGCTACGTACACGACACGCTCACCGTGCACAAGACGAAGGAAAACTCCACCCTGCCCGTCGAACGGCCGTCCACGAACTTTAGCTGGTTTCCGGGCTACTCGTGGCAAATTATT GTCTGTGCTAACTGTCGACAGCATCTGGGCTGGAAGTTTGTTGCGGAGAAGAAAAACGTCCTACCCAAAAGTTTCTACGGTCTGTCCGGGACGAACATTACGGTAAAGTCGCACGGTGATCTGAAGAAGACTGAGGGTGAGTTTGATCTCACCGCTAGGACAGCGTCGAACGAGGAGCAACTCGACTACGAGGAGCTGTCCGAGTTTGACTCCAGCACGGACGAGGAGATGTACTGA